Proteins encoded by one window of Alphaproteobacteria bacterium:
- a CDS encoding trimethylamine methyltransferase family protein, translating into MSNENDDPTGGRKEAFDRAGAQDREAKERAHRSRRGGRRTQLSVASTGPGFVQRPWSVMANFMPPVKFISDDEVESIHQAGLRILKEIGLKFTDPKARAVLKGIGCDVNESTEQVKFDPALVEEYMALAPHDWVMEARNPAHNLPIGGNVITYSTTGGPAFVSDLERGRRMGTMKDLEEFIKMFQVMNVVHRGGIGFSPNDIPAPIRHLVTNQALITMTDKTLPGGGWGRERQIDSIDMACITMGIKREDLNTSGRVLCMGGCNVNSPLLFDTTQTENIMTLAEHGQASIVTPFTLAGSMAPITLAGAIAQQHAEALSGIVLVEATRPGAPVAYGAFTTNVDMQSGAPAFGTPEYAKTNIISGQMARRIGVPYRSSSTNTSNAPDSQAAYESMMSLWGDILGHCNIVAHGAGWMEGGLTCSYEKFVMDCEMLQMMNAFMEPISLGEDDFAIRSVEEVGPGGNFFTNPHTLARYKSEFYSPLLSDWRNYESFEEAGSVWTAPRANGLWKKMVKAYEAPPLDEAIRDELADFVERRKQQIQQAA; encoded by the coding sequence ATGAGCAACGAGAACGACGATCCGACCGGTGGCCGCAAAGAAGCGTTTGATCGGGCCGGCGCGCAGGATCGCGAGGCGAAAGAGCGGGCCCACCGCAGCCGCCGTGGCGGTCGCCGCACTCAGCTCTCCGTCGCCTCCACCGGCCCCGGCTTCGTCCAGCGGCCGTGGTCGGTCATGGCCAATTTCATGCCGCCGGTAAAGTTCATCTCCGACGACGAAGTGGAATCGATCCACCAGGCCGGCCTGCGCATCCTCAAGGAGATCGGCCTTAAGTTCACCGACCCCAAGGCTCGCGCCGTGCTCAAGGGCATCGGCTGCGATGTGAACGAATCCACCGAGCAGGTGAAATTCGACCCCGCGCTGGTCGAGGAATATATGGCCTTGGCGCCGCACGACTGGGTGATGGAGGCGCGCAACCCGGCGCACAACCTGCCCATCGGCGGCAATGTCATCACCTATTCCACCACCGGCGGCCCGGCCTTCGTGTCCGATCTGGAACGTGGCCGGCGCATGGGCACCATGAAGGACCTGGAAGAGTTCATCAAAATGTTCCAGGTGATGAACGTGGTCCATCGCGGCGGCATCGGCTTCTCGCCCAACGATATTCCCGCCCCCATCCGCCACCTGGTGACCAACCAGGCGCTGATCACCATGACCGACAAGACCCTGCCCGGTGGCGGCTGGGGCCGTGAGCGGCAGATCGACTCCATCGACATGGCGTGCATCACCATGGGGATCAAGCGCGAAGACCTGAACACCTCGGGCCGCGTTCTGTGCATGGGTGGCTGCAACGTCAACTCACCACTGCTGTTCGATACCACCCAGACCGAGAACATCATGACCCTGGCCGAGCACGGCCAGGCCTCCATCGTCACGCCGTTCACCCTGGCCGGCTCCATGGCCCCCATCACCCTGGCCGGCGCCATCGCCCAGCAGCATGCCGAGGCCTTGTCCGGCATCGTCCTGGTGGAGGCGACGCGCCCCGGCGCGCCGGTTGCCTATGGCGCGTTCACCACCAATGTGGACATGCAGTCGGGCGCGCCCGCCTTCGGCACCCCTGAATATGCCAAGACCAACATCATCTCCGGCCAGATGGCGCGGCGGATCGGTGTGCCTTACCGCTCGTCCTCCACCAACACCTCCAATGCGCCGGACAGTCAGGCCGCTTATGAGAGCATGATGAGTCTGTGGGGCGATATTCTCGGCCACTGCAACATCGTCGCCCACGGCGCCGGCTGGATGGAGGGCGGGCTGACCTGCTCTTATGAAAAGTTCGTCATGGACTGCGAGATGCTGCAGATGATGAACGCCTTCATGGAGCCGATCAGCCTGGGTGAAGATGATTTCGCCATTCGTTCGGTCGAAGAAGTGGGCCCCGGCGGCAACTTCTTTACCAATCCGCACACGCTGGCCCGCTACAAGTCGGAGTTCTATTCGCCGCTGCTGTCGGACTGGCGCAACTATGAGAGCTTCGAGGAAGCGGGCAGCGTGTGGACCGCGCCGCGCGCTAATGGCCTGTGGAAGAAGATGGTCAAGGCCTATGAGGCGCCGCCCCTCGACGAAGCCATCCGTGACGAACTGGCCGACTTCGTAGAGCGTCGCAAGCAGCAGATTCAGCAAGCCGCATAG
- a CDS encoding FAD-binding oxidoreductase gives MAATRTPDLGKTNGWFNTLEPMTKPRQVKGTVRTDWVVLGAGVTGLSAARHLAEQKPDDRILLIEAERVGRGNSGRNSGFALHAWFHGALDDPAELEHARRIGRLSTGGVEILRRLVRENQIECAWHDFGMLWAAAGSAGDAGVADHAKAFERLGQTAKRLDKARMKAITGSDFYTSGVTAPGTVLMQPAALCRGLARTLPANVTVYEETPVTDIRAGRPIRLTTPDGEVETGNLILTTNTFSPELGFARNRMAPISTYASFTRPLTTDELRHVGEEGPWGILPAARGGSTVRRTSDNRILMRNGFSYIPGKTFDEPTLAAMRHDHAESIAKRWPALAGIEIEHTWGGVLGSTRNQGQIFGKLGDNIWGIIACNGANVSRGTQSGALLVDYIVGKESDLLKDQLSIPQPSWLPPEPILGFFVRRRYRQMASAGEDER, from the coding sequence ATGGCCGCCACCCGCACCCCCGATCTCGGCAAGACCAATGGCTGGTTCAACACCCTGGAGCCAATGACCAAACCGCGTCAGGTCAAGGGCACCGTGCGGACCGACTGGGTGGTGCTGGGGGCCGGCGTTACCGGGCTTTCCGCCGCCCGCCACCTGGCCGAACAAAAACCCGACGACAGAATCCTGCTGATCGAGGCCGAGCGCGTCGGTCGCGGCAATTCCGGCCGCAATTCCGGATTCGCCCTGCATGCCTGGTTCCATGGGGCGCTGGACGATCCGGCGGAGCTGGAACACGCGCGGCGCATCGGCCGGCTGTCCACCGGCGGCGTGGAGATCCTGCGCCGCCTGGTGCGCGAGAACCAGATTGAGTGCGCCTGGCACGACTTCGGCATGTTGTGGGCCGCCGCCGGCAGCGCCGGCGACGCCGGCGTGGCCGATCACGCCAAGGCCTTCGAACGGCTCGGCCAGACGGCGAAGCGGCTGGACAAGGCGCGCATGAAAGCGATCACCGGCAGCGACTTCTACACCAGCGGCGTCACCGCCCCCGGCACCGTCCTGATGCAGCCGGCGGCGCTGTGCCGCGGCCTCGCCCGCACCCTGCCGGCCAATGTGACGGTCTATGAAGAGACGCCGGTCACCGATATCCGGGCCGGCCGGCCGATCCGCCTGACCACCCCCGACGGCGAGGTGGAGACAGGGAATCTGATCCTCACCACCAACACCTTTTCGCCGGAGCTGGGCTTCGCCAGGAACCGCATGGCGCCCATTTCCACCTATGCCAGCTTCACCCGGCCGCTCACCACCGACGAGCTGCGCCACGTGGGCGAAGAAGGGCCGTGGGGCATCCTGCCGGCGGCGCGCGGCGGCTCCACCGTACGGCGCACCAGCGACAATCGCATCCTCATGCGCAATGGCTTCTCCTATATTCCCGGCAAGACATTCGACGAGCCGACCCTCGCTGCCATGCGTCACGACCATGCGGAGTCCATCGCCAAACGCTGGCCGGCGCTGGCCGGAATCGAGATCGAACACACCTGGGGCGGCGTCCTCGGCTCGACCCGCAATCAGGGGCAGATCTTCGGCAAGCTGGGCGACAATATCTGGGGCATCATCGCGTGCAACGGGGCCAATGTGTCACGCGGCACCCAGTCCGGCGCCCTGCTGGTGGACTATATCGTCGGCAAGGAATCGGACCTGCTCAAGGACCAGCTCTCCATACCGCAACCGTCATGGCTGCCGCCGGAGCCGATTTTGGGCTTCTTCGTCCGCCGCCGCTATCGCCAGATGGCCAGCGCCGGCGAAGACGAGCGCTAG
- a CDS encoding FAD-binding oxidoreductase has product MQLPANAATNGWYNILPTPPPARRLQGQQRYPWVVIGAGLTGLSAARQLATHMPDTPIALIEAERVGFGASGRNSGFVLEVLFGGAAGVFSDVDLEKARMRLCTGGRDTLKKLVQENQIECHWHDWGKLHVAAGEVGEAGLKVQKEGNRKLGVAYEELDQDQVAAITGTRFYTRGLKTEGTALVNPAALCRGLGRTLPANVTLYEETPVTAMARGKPFRLTTPEGEITADNIILATNVWSPALGVARNRMVPTVAYASLTRPMTQAEMDEVGGEKAFGLLPSAWSGSTVQRTPDGRILMRNTGAYGGEATADPAILARARANHRESIAKRWPAIANIEIEHTWGGCLGVTRNGGHIFGKLDDNMWGTIACNGASVARGTMAGALLADYIVGAPSDLLNDQLSVPPPKWVPPVIGRFVANRRIAKVLAESAER; this is encoded by the coding sequence ATGCAACTGCCCGCCAACGCCGCCACCAACGGCTGGTACAATATCCTGCCGACGCCGCCACCGGCGCGACGCCTGCAGGGCCAGCAGCGCTACCCCTGGGTGGTGATCGGCGCCGGCCTTACCGGCCTGTCGGCGGCGCGCCAGTTGGCGACTCATATGCCCGACACGCCCATCGCCCTGATCGAGGCGGAGCGGGTCGGCTTCGGCGCTTCGGGCCGCAACTCCGGCTTCGTGCTGGAGGTGCTGTTCGGCGGTGCGGCCGGTGTGTTCAGCGATGTGGACCTGGAGAAGGCGCGCATGCGCCTGTGCACCGGCGGTCGCGATACCCTGAAAAAGCTGGTGCAGGAAAATCAGATCGAATGTCACTGGCATGATTGGGGCAAGCTGCATGTGGCCGCCGGTGAGGTTGGCGAGGCCGGCCTGAAGGTCCAGAAGGAAGGCAACCGCAAGCTCGGCGTGGCCTATGAAGAGCTGGACCAGGATCAGGTGGCGGCCATCACCGGCACCCGCTTCTACACCCGCGGCCTCAAGACCGAGGGCACCGCACTGGTCAATCCGGCCGCGCTGTGCCGCGGTCTGGGCCGCACCCTGCCGGCCAATGTGACGCTCTATGAAGAGACCCCGGTCACCGCCATGGCGCGCGGCAAGCCATTCCGCCTGACCACGCCGGAGGGCGAGATCACCGCCGACAACATCATCCTGGCCACCAATGTGTGGTCACCGGCGCTGGGCGTCGCCCGCAACCGCATGGTGCCGACTGTCGCCTATGCCAGCCTGACCCGGCCCATGACCCAGGCCGAGATGGATGAAGTCGGTGGCGAGAAGGCCTTTGGCCTGCTGCCGTCGGCGTGGTCCGGCTCCACTGTCCAGCGCACCCCCGACGGCCGCATTCTCATGCGCAACACCGGCGCCTATGGCGGCGAGGCGACGGCTGACCCTGCGATCCTGGCCAGGGCCCGGGCCAACCATCGGGAATCCATCGCCAAGCGCTGGCCGGCCATTGCCAATATTGAGATCGAGCACACCTGGGGCGGCTGCCTCGGCGTGACCCGCAACGGCGGTCATATCTTCGGCAAGCTGGACGATAATATGTGGGGCACCATCGCCTGCAACGGCGCCAGCGTCGCCCGCGGCACCATGGCCGGCGCTCTGCTGGCCGACTATATCGTCGGCGCGCCGTCGGATCTGCTGAACGACCAGTTGTCGGTGCCGCCGCCCAAGTGGGTGCCGCCGGTCATCGGCCGCTTTGTCGCCAACCGCCGCATCGCCAAGGTGCTGGCCGAAAGCGCCGAACGCTAA
- a CDS encoding TIGR02391 family protein has translation MAAAGADFGLLRPPPLSPDGQRRRRRALGEHSIKIPAPLLKCPHWLAEREALSNLFAGAIGHFKNPQSHRTVGMDDPRTAREAIMLANHLLRIVSERVLAQAT, from the coding sequence ATGGCTGCCGCCGGAGCCGATTTTGGGCTTCTTCGTCCGCCGCCGCTATCGCCAGATGGCCAGCGCCGGCGAAGACGAGCGCTAGGCGAGCATTCAATAAAGATACCGGCCCCCTTACTGAAATGTCCGCACTGGTTGGCGGAGAGGGAAGCGCTTTCAAACTTGTTTGCAGGTGCGATTGGGCATTTTAAGAACCCACAGTCGCATAGAACTGTCGGTATGGATGATCCAAGGACGGCTCGCGAGGCGATCATGCTAGCAAATCACTTGCTTCGAATCGTCAGTGAACGAGTCCTTGCCCAAGCTACGTAG
- a CDS encoding FAD-binding oxidoreductase — translation MAAKLPDLGDTCGWFNVLEPPSPSRRIEGRQKADWVVVGAGVTGLAAARRLAEHKPGARILLLDATRIGNGNSGRNSGFALHCWFMGATGYSNDLTVLHREARLNGAGAETLRRQVRENQIECHWHDFGMLWAAAGPAGEGGVADRQKGFGLLEQDCEMLDGKAMQRLTGSSFYTMGVRAKGTALVNPAAMCRGLARTLPANVTVYDQTPVTGLRRGRPHVLSVAGGEIETENLILCTNTFSPGLGFARFRMAPVSNYASLTRVLSDDELKEVGGEGPWGLLPGVTGGSTVRRTSDNRIMIRHGARFVPQWRFTQEHFDWARTKHYQSIAKRWPALKDVAIEHTWGGVLGTTRNRGHIFGRLDDNIWGSIACNGANVAKGTAAGGLLADHIVGATSPLLNDMHSQPKPAWLPPDFILGYFVNKRRHIMAQNGADEA, via the coding sequence ATGGCGGCCAAACTGCCTGATCTGGGTGACACCTGCGGCTGGTTCAACGTGCTGGAGCCGCCGTCGCCGTCGCGCCGGATCGAGGGCCGTCAAAAGGCCGACTGGGTGGTGGTCGGCGCCGGCGTCACCGGGCTTGCCGCCGCCCGCCGCCTGGCTGAGCACAAGCCCGGGGCGAGGATTCTGCTGCTCGACGCCACCCGCATCGGCAATGGCAATTCCGGCCGCAACTCCGGCTTCGCCCTGCACTGCTGGTTCATGGGGGCCACCGGCTACTCCAACGACCTCACGGTCCTGCACCGCGAGGCGCGGCTCAACGGGGCCGGCGCGGAAACCCTGCGCCGCCAGGTGCGTGAGAACCAGATTGAGTGTCACTGGCACGACTTCGGCATGCTGTGGGCCGCCGCCGGACCGGCCGGCGAGGGCGGAGTCGCCGACCGCCAGAAGGGCTTCGGCCTGCTGGAGCAGGATTGCGAAATGCTCGACGGCAAGGCCATGCAGCGGCTGACCGGCTCGTCCTTCTACACCATGGGCGTGCGCGCCAAAGGGACCGCCCTGGTCAACCCGGCCGCCATGTGTCGCGGCCTGGCTCGCACCCTGCCGGCCAATGTGACGGTCTATGACCAGACCCCGGTGACCGGTCTGCGCCGCGGTCGCCCCCATGTGCTGAGCGTGGCCGGCGGCGAGATCGAGACGGAAAACCTCATTCTGTGCACCAACACCTTCTCGCCGGGCCTGGGCTTTGCCCGCTTTCGCATGGCGCCGGTCTCCAACTATGCCAGCCTGACCCGGGTTCTGAGCGACGACGAACTCAAGGAAGTGGGCGGCGAGGGACCGTGGGGTCTGCTGCCCGGCGTCACCGGCGGCTCCACCGTGCGCCGCACCAGCGACAATCGCATCATGATCCGCCACGGCGCGCGCTTCGTGCCCCAATGGCGATTCACCCAGGAGCATTTCGACTGGGCCCGGACCAAACACTATCAGTCCATCGCCAAACGCTGGCCGGCGCTCAAGGACGTGGCAATCGAACACACCTGGGGCGGCGTTCTCGGCACTACCCGCAATCGCGGCCACATCTTCGGCCGGCTCGACGACAATATCTGGGGCTCCATCGCCTGCAACGGCGCCAACGTGGCCAAGGGCACCGCTGCCGGCGGTCTGCTGGCCGACCACATCGTCGGCGCCACCTCGCCGCTGTTGAACGATATGCACAGCCAGCCGAAGCCAGCCTGGCTGCCGCCGGACTTCATTCTCGGCTATTTTGTCAACAAGCGGCGGCACATCATGGCCCAGAACGGCGCCGACGAAGCCTGA
- a CDS encoding CBS domain-containing protein — translation MATIRHILEVKGRQVHTTLADAPVLDAIRTMADQDIGALVVVEDSRPVGIITERHYARDVFLKGRASPTTRVGDIMQRDLVTIGPDETVERCMGLMTERRVRHLPVMDDGRLAGIVSIGDLVKSIIADQQFTIEQLQDYIRS, via the coding sequence ATGGCCACCATCCGTCACATTCTCGAGGTCAAGGGCCGTCAGGTCCACACCACCCTGGCCGATGCGCCGGTGCTCGACGCCATCCGCACCATGGCCGACCAGGACATCGGCGCCCTGGTGGTGGTGGAGGACAGCCGGCCGGTCGGCATCATCACAGAGCGTCATTATGCCCGCGACGTCTTTCTCAAGGGCCGCGCCTCGCCGACGACGCGGGTCGGCGACATCATGCAGCGCGATCTGGTGACCATCGGCCCCGACGAAACGGTCGAACGCTGCATGGGTCTGATGACCGAGCGACGGGTGCGCCACCTGCCGGTGATGGACGATGGACGTCTCGCCGGCATCGTCTCCATCGGCGACCTGGTGAAGAGCATCATCGCCGACCAGCAGTTCACCATCGAGCAGTTGCAGGACTATATCCGCAGCTGA
- a CDS encoding enolase C-terminal domain-like protein encodes MADGRWRIRDLRAYVVEGSVAKATDAPKGGHWRADDPMANVMSVHNAYAGARTDWGIDVIGNLHVEVEGEDGQVGIATGQGGVPACFLIEKMFRRFVVGSDVRDIARMWDQMFRSIGFNHGRSGLSIYALSVVDLALWDLLGLRRGEPVAKMIGGHVRDALPCYLTGPDPLAAKRLGFTGAKLTLPYSPLAAGADGHRALARNLDYVRGWRDKVGAGFPLKIDCWSALDVRSAIDFITAAREVNLYWFEEVLHPDDVDGFRLIRQACPWARLTTGEHHHTRYGHRRLIAERLVDIVQPDLRWGGGMTEILRIAALANAFDIPVIPHGGSSYTYAFAATQPTTPFVEYISPSARGDTIEPVMGELFEGEPLPEQGLIHLSEAPGWGLTFRRDRLEQSGARLVRPYPAAG; translated from the coding sequence ATGGCGGACGGCAGGTGGCGGATCCGGGATCTGCGGGCCTATGTGGTGGAGGGCAGCGTCGCCAAGGCGACCGATGCGCCCAAGGGTGGCCACTGGCGGGCCGACGACCCCATGGCCAATGTCATGAGCGTGCACAACGCGTACGCCGGGGCGCGGACCGACTGGGGCATTGACGTCATCGGCAATCTGCACGTGGAAGTGGAAGGCGAGGACGGCCAGGTAGGTATCGCCACCGGCCAGGGCGGGGTGCCGGCCTGCTTCCTTATCGAGAAGATGTTCCGCCGTTTCGTCGTCGGCAGCGATGTGCGCGATATCGCCCGCATGTGGGACCAGATGTTCCGCAGTATCGGCTTCAATCACGGCCGCAGCGGCCTGTCCATCTATGCCCTGAGCGTGGTGGACCTGGCGCTGTGGGATCTGCTGGGGCTGCGGCGCGGCGAGCCGGTGGCCAAGATGATCGGCGGCCATGTGCGCGACGCCCTGCCCTGTTATCTGACCGGGCCCGATCCGCTGGCGGCAAAACGCCTGGGCTTTACGGGCGCCAAGCTGACCCTGCCCTATTCGCCGCTGGCCGCGGGCGCCGACGGGCACCGCGCACTGGCCCGCAACCTGGATTATGTGCGGGGCTGGCGCGACAAGGTGGGCGCCGGCTTCCCGCTGAAGATCGACTGCTGGTCGGCGCTGGACGTGCGCTCGGCCATCGACTTCATCACGGCGGCGCGGGAGGTCAACCTGTACTGGTTCGAGGAGGTGCTGCACCCGGACGATGTGGACGGCTTCCGCCTGATCCGTCAGGCCTGTCCGTGGGCCCGGCTGACCACCGGCGAGCACCACCACACGCGCTATGGTCATCGCCGGCTGATTGCCGAACGGCTGGTGGATATTGTTCAGCCGGACCTGCGCTGGGGCGGCGGCATGACGGAGATTCTGCGTATCGCCGCCCTGGCCAACGCCTTCGACATTCCGGTCATTCCGCACGGCGGTTCCAGCTACACCTATGCCTTCGCCGCCACCCAGCCGACCACGCCGTTTGTGGAGTACATCTCGCCCAGCGCCAGAGGCGACACCATCGAGCCGGTGATGGGCGAGCTGTTCGAGGGTGAACCGCTGCCCGAGCAGGGGCTGATCCACCTGAGCGAGGCGCCGGGCTGGGGCCTGACCTTTCGCCGTGATCGTCTGGAGCAGTCCGGCGCCCGCCTGGTACGGCCGTATCCGGCGGCGGGGTGA
- a CDS encoding outer membrane lipoprotein carrier protein LolA, which translates to MNAALSRRALSCCRAPASRRTVLRAGLAMGALTAGLALLPRAALAALSDTDRADLERISRWLNDFETLIARFIQIAPDGAVATGSLWFHRPGRMRIDYDPPVPVIIVSDGGPILYWDAELYQASYLPVAATPARFLLADTISFDGQDVVVETVLRDPGVIRVAVRSARPDEPGQIILNFADRPLQLAGWRLIDAQGQAVDVALTDHSFGVPIPPGQFRFTPPEAPVGRR; encoded by the coding sequence ATGAACGCCGCTCTATCCCGCCGCGCCCTGTCTTGCTGCCGCGCCCCCGCTTCCCGCCGCACGGTGCTCCGCGCCGGCCTCGCCATGGGCGCGCTTACCGCCGGCCTGGCCCTGCTGCCGCGCGCCGCCCTGGCCGCGCTCAGCGACACCGACCGGGCCGATCTGGAGCGCATCAGCCGCTGGCTCAATGACTTCGAGACTCTCATCGCCCGCTTCATTCAGATCGCCCCCGACGGCGCCGTCGCCACCGGCAGCCTGTGGTTCCACCGGCCGGGCCGTATGCGCATCGACTATGACCCGCCGGTGCCGGTGATCATCGTCAGCGACGGCGGCCCCATCCTCTACTGGGATGCGGAGTTGTATCAGGCGAGCTATCTGCCGGTGGCGGCGACGCCGGCGCGCTTCCTGCTGGCCGACACCATCTCTTTCGATGGCCAGGACGTGGTGGTCGAGACGGTGCTGCGCGATCCCGGCGTCATCCGCGTCGCCGTCCGCTCCGCCCGGCCGGACGAACCCGGCCAGATCATCCTCAACTTCGCCGACCGGCCGCTGCAGCTCGCCGGCTGGCGTCTGATCGATGCCCAGGGTCAGGCGGTGGACGTGGCCCTCACCGACCACAGCTTCGGCGTGCCCATCCCGCCCGGCCAGTTCCGCTTCACGCCGCCCGAGGCGCCGGTCGGCCGCCGCTAG
- a CDS encoding c-type cytochrome has translation MKAGGGLAVVIAALLLVAACDDGGEVVDGAAGTPADPVAEVARGEMLYGQYCASCHGGDLAGEANWRQADADGFLPAPPHDGTGHTWHHPDAVLFAITKHGTAALVGGDYKTRMDGFGHVLSDADIRAVLAFIKSQWPADIRARQADINRQAGGGS, from the coding sequence ATGAAAGCAGGCGGTGGGCTGGCCGTGGTGATCGCCGCGCTGCTGCTTGTGGCGGCGTGCGATGACGGCGGCGAGGTGGTGGACGGTGCCGCAGGCACGCCCGCGGACCCAGTCGCGGAGGTGGCCCGCGGCGAGATGCTCTACGGACAATATTGCGCATCGTGCCATGGTGGCGATCTGGCGGGCGAAGCCAACTGGCGCCAGGCTGACGCGGATGGATTTCTGCCGGCGCCACCGCACGACGGAACGGGCCACACCTGGCACCATCCGGACGCGGTGCTGTTCGCCATTACCAAGCACGGCACGGCGGCGCTGGTGGGCGGCGACTACAAGACACGCATGGATGGCTTCGGCCATGTGTTGAGCGACGCGGACATCCGGGCCGTCCTCGCCTTCATCAAGAGCCAGTGGCCGGCGGACATTCGCGCCCGTCAGGCGGACATCAACCGGCAGGCGGGCGGCGGCTCCTGA
- a CDS encoding DUF952 domain-containing protein — protein MRLIYHLARAAEWRAAQASGVYDGSAEDRADGFLHFSTAAQIEESAARHRAGEADLVLLQVDGAAAGDALKWEASRGGALFPHLYGSLPVAMVHRAEPLPLDDSGRHVFPLLEG, from the coding sequence ATGAGGCTTATCTATCATCTGGCGCGAGCTGCCGAGTGGCGGGCGGCGCAGGCCAGCGGGGTGTATGACGGATCGGCCGAAGACCGCGCCGACGGCTTTCTCCACTTCTCTACAGCGGCGCAGATTGAAGAGAGCGCGGCGCGTCACCGGGCGGGCGAGGCGGATCTGGTACTGCTGCAGGTGGATGGGGCGGCGGCCGGCGATGCGCTGAAGTGGGAGGCGTCGCGGGGCGGCGCGCTCTTTCCCCATTTATACGGCTCATTGCCGGTGGCCATGGTGCACCGGGCCGAGCCGCTGCCGCTTGACGATTCCGGCCGTCACGTCTTTCCACTGCTGGAAGGCTAG
- a CDS encoding TlpA disulfide reductase family protein — protein MMRRRQVLAGVAGVAAGGLLPVAWPAPARAAALPRLDSETSQFRALQPLAAAPDVVLTDRRGVTQRLADWRGQAVVLAFWATWCPPCVREVPSLARLARRAGTLGARIAAVSMDEDGEAAVGPFLAANGVAGDLPVFLDPAERVGSFAVQTGPAESGADAPLPLYGMPITYFIDLAGRLRGYVTGAVNWDHQAAERFVRALAGLAADAAT, from the coding sequence ATGATGCGCCGCCGCCAGGTGCTGGCCGGCGTGGCCGGGGTCGCCGCCGGCGGCCTGCTGCCTGTCGCATGGCCGGCACCGGCACGGGCGGCGGCGCTGCCGCGGCTGGACAGCGAGACGTCACAGTTTCGCGCCCTGCAGCCACTGGCCGCGGCGCCTGACGTTGTCCTGACCGACCGTCGGGGCGTGACGCAGCGGCTGGCCGACTGGCGCGGGCAGGCGGTGGTGCTGGCCTTCTGGGCCACATGGTGTCCGCCGTGTGTGCGCGAGGTGCCGTCGCTGGCGCGGCTGGCCAGGCGGGCCGGGACACTCGGCGCGCGTATCGCCGCGGTCTCCATGGACGAGGATGGCGAAGCGGCGGTGGGACCGTTTCTGGCCGCCAATGGGGTGGCCGGCGACCTGCCGGTCTTCCTCGATCCGGCCGAGCGGGTCGGATCGTTCGCCGTGCAGACCGGCCCGGCGGAAAGCGGCGCGGATGCCCCGCTGCCGCTCTATGGCATGCCGATCACCTATTTCATCGATCTGGCCGGACGGCTGCGCGGCTATGTGACCGGTGCGGTCAACTGGGACCATCAGGCGGCGGAGCGTTTCGTTCGTGCCCTCGCCGGCCTGGCCGCCGACGCCGCCACCTGA